A region of Schistosoma mansoni strain Puerto Rico chromosome 1, complete genome DNA encodes the following proteins:
- a CDS encoding putative snrnp sm protein, with the protein MEGNREDEDVEQPVLVEEPLDLIRLSLDEKIYVKMKRNRELRGVLHAFDSHLNMILGNVEETVTTLEIDEETYEEVYKTTKRTIPMLFIRGDGVILVSPPQKD; encoded by the exons ATGGAAGGCAATCGTGAAGATGAGGAT GTGGAACAACCTGTACTTGTGGAAGAGCCATTGGACCTCATTAGGCTAAGTCTGGATGAAAAGATCTACGTTAAAATGAAACGTAACCGTGAACTGCGAGGGGTCTTACAT GCTTTTGACTCACATTTGAACATGATCCTGGGGAATGTTGAAGAAACTGTAACAACATTAGAGATAGATGAGGAAACATATGAAGAAGTTTACAAG ACGACAAAACGCACAATACCTATGCTGTTTATTCGCGGAGATGGTGTTATTCTAGTTTCACCTCCACAGAAAGATTAA